A single genomic interval of Lysobacter avium harbors:
- a CDS encoding c-type cytochrome, with the protein MTIRKTFAIAPAVLAAVAMIALSACSQTPADPSHSSSAGLPQGYVAAGEQMANAKGAATGQSCIDCHGADGNAPIDTTYPVIGGQYQDYLAYALQSYRDGSRDHVMMSMQAKALTDQQIADLSTYFASRPSNLVNLTGSHKK; encoded by the coding sequence ATGACGATCCGCAAAACATTCGCCATCGCCCCTGCGGTCCTTGCCGCCGTCGCCATGATCGCCCTGTCCGCCTGCTCGCAGACGCCGGCGGATCCTTCCCACTCCTCGTCCGCCGGGCTGCCGCAGGGATACGTCGCGGCCGGCGAGCAGATGGCCAATGCCAAGGGCGCGGCAACCGGCCAGTCGTGCATCGACTGCCACGGCGCTGATGGCAACGCGCCGATCGACACGACCTACCCGGTCATCGGTGGCCAGTACCAGGACTATCTCGCCTACGCCCTGCAGAGCTACCGCGATGGCAGCCGCGACCACGTCATGATGTCGATGCAGGCCAAGGCGCTCACCGACCAGCAGATCGCCGACCTGTCGACGTACTTCGCATCGCGTCCGAGCAATCTGGTCAACCTGACGGGCTCGCACAAGAAGTAG
- a CDS encoding c-type cytochrome, with amino-acid sequence MRLLTIAAALALTLAAAPAAGQEPAHASASAQNGYELTYTCQGCHGIDGYKNAYPNYHVPKLGGQSADYLVNALTAYQNGTRSHPTMRAQSQGFSEQDIADIAAFLSNVK; translated from the coding sequence ATGCGACTGCTGACCATTGCCGCTGCCCTGGCGCTGACCCTTGCTGCGGCCCCTGCCGCCGGGCAGGAGCCCGCCCACGCATCGGCCAGTGCCCAGAACGGCTACGAGCTCACCTACACCTGCCAGGGCTGTCACGGGATCGACGGCTACAAGAACGCCTACCCCAACTACCACGTGCCCAAGCTGGGGGGACAGTCGGCGGACTATCTGGTCAATGCGCTCACCGCCTACCAGAACGGCACCCGCTCGCATCCCACGATGCGTGCACAGTCCCAGGGCTTTTCCGAGCAGGACATCGCCGACATCGCCGCATTTCTGTCCAACGTGAAGTAG
- a CDS encoding efflux RND transporter periplasmic adaptor subunit — protein sequence MQHRANSSGNVWLRACGSLLVCALLLSGCKGGAAGADAAGKGDAEEKEAVTVEVAPVETRSMAASYTGTAPLEASVEAQVVAKTSGVALKVLVSEGENVRAGQTLVRLDSDRARLQVAQTASQVGKLSNQFERARKMAAEQLIAAADYDQIRYDLANAQAANRMANLELSYADVKAPIDGVVASVPPKAGNFIQINTPIVRIVDTSTLEATLNVPERELATMAVGLPVELAVDALPGKSFRGTVERISPVVDAGSGTFRVIARFDSDGGLQAGMFGRISINYDQRADAAVVPRNALLEGEGDPAVFVVEDGKVRRAPVQLGYTDGNWVEVREGLAIGDRVVIAGKTALRDGSAVTVIGDTPVSATAESAQ from the coding sequence ATGCAACATCGCGCCAATTCCAGCGGCAATGTCTGGCTTCGTGCCTGCGGCTCCCTGCTCGTGTGCGCGCTGCTGCTCTCAGGCTGCAAGGGTGGGGCGGCGGGAGCCGATGCCGCCGGGAAGGGCGACGCCGAAGAAAAGGAGGCGGTGACGGTTGAGGTGGCACCGGTGGAGACGCGATCCATGGCTGCCAGCTACACCGGCACCGCTCCGCTGGAAGCCTCGGTGGAGGCGCAGGTCGTCGCCAAGACGTCCGGAGTGGCGCTGAAGGTGTTGGTATCGGAGGGCGAGAACGTGCGGGCCGGGCAGACGCTTGTGCGGCTGGATTCCGACCGCGCCCGCCTGCAGGTCGCACAGACGGCGTCGCAGGTGGGAAAGTTGAGCAACCAGTTCGAGCGCGCGCGGAAGATGGCCGCCGAGCAGCTGATCGCAGCCGCGGACTACGACCAGATCCGCTACGACCTCGCCAACGCGCAGGCCGCAAACCGCATGGCCAACCTGGAACTTTCCTACGCGGACGTGAAGGCCCCGATCGACGGCGTCGTGGCCTCGGTGCCGCCCAAGGCGGGCAATTTCATCCAGATCAATACGCCGATCGTGAGGATCGTCGATACCTCGACCCTCGAAGCGACCCTCAACGTGCCCGAACGTGAGCTTGCAACGATGGCGGTGGGCCTGCCGGTAGAATTGGCGGTGGATGCCTTGCCGGGCAAGTCGTTCCGGGGCACGGTCGAACGGATATCGCCGGTGGTCGATGCCGGCAGCGGCACCTTCCGGGTCATCGCCCGTTTCGACAGCGACGGCGGCCTGCAAGCAGGGATGTTTGGCCGGATCAGCATCAACTACGACCAGCGTGCCGACGCCGCCGTGGTGCCGCGCAACGCGCTGCTGGAAGGGGAAGGCGATCCGGCGGTGTTCGTGGTCGAGGACGGAAAGGTCCGTCGTGCGCCTGTCCAACTCGGATACACCGACGGCAACTGGGTCGAGGTGCGCGAGGGACTTGCGATAGGCGACCGAGTCGTCATCGCAGGCAAGACGGCCCTGAGGGATGGCAGCGCGGTGACGGTGATCGGCGACACGCCGGTCTCGGCGACCGCCGAGTCCGCACAGTAA
- a CDS encoding efflux RND transporter permease subunit: MERAPHPPEQQPARSFNLVEFSTRRRVTVAMITISFLLFGFIALGNLKVNLLPDLSYPTLTVRTEYIGAAPTEIETLITEPVEEAVGVVKGLRKLKSVSRTGQSDVVLEFAWGTDMDTAGLEVRDKMESLQLPLEAKPPVLLRFNPSTEPIVRLALSSRTEGDELRQLAVLRHYADDDLKKKLEPVLGVAAVKVGGGLEDEIQVLVDQEKLAQLNLPIGTVTRRLEQENINISGGRLEEGSQRYLVRTVNQFSSVDQIRDMLVTTSSGGGDAAADAAMQMARVAAASGSADAMAAAASVQSASSSDATTVAGGKPVRLKDIAEVVQGHKEREAIIRLDGREAVELAIYKEGDANTVATADAIHERLETIRKQVPPDIDLTVIDDQSTFIRNAISDVKMDAVIGGLLAILVIFLFLRDGWSTFVIGLSLPVSIITTFFFMGQLGLSLNVMSLGGLALATGLVVDDSIVVLESIAKARERGLGILEAAIVGTGEVSMAVVASTLTTVAVFLPLVFVEGIAGQLFRDQALTVAIAIGISLAVAMTLIPMLSALRGRPSESFPEEPPHPQWQARRRWQKPVAATRRGIGAAISGVLFGAAWLVVRFWRAIVAVVEPVMRKASDLAMAPYARAERGYLRLLPAALGRPGLVLVSAGAAFVLALLLVPLLGADLIPQLAQDRFDMTVKLPPGTPLRETDALVRELQKKHAGTEGIHALYGVSGSGTRLDASPTESGDNIGKLNIVMSNGGSERLEASMSDALRESMQAYPSAQVDFSRPELFSFSMPLEIELAGPDLETISKAGQRMAALLRANLHYTDVSSTVEQGFPEIQIHFDQQRAAAFGMTTRQIADAVVSKVRGDVATRYSFRDRKIDVLVRVKEGDRGSVDDIRNLIINAGGKSVRLGSVADVVSTTGPSEIHRADQVRVAVVSSNLQGIDLGSAVLEVRKLVAENPLGAEVQMHIGGQGEELSSSIRSLLFAFGLAIFLVYLVMASQFESLLHPFVILFTIPLAMVGAVLALLLTRSPVSVVVFIGLILLVGLVTKNAIILIDKVNQLREAGVAKREALVEGARSRLRPIVMTTLSTLFGFLPLALAFGEGAEVRSPMAITVIGGLLVSTLLTLVVIPVVYDLLDRRPDEYYRNRARRGDDILPVATGNPEPAA; the protein is encoded by the coding sequence ATGGAACGAGCACCGCACCCTCCGGAACAGCAGCCGGCCCGCAGCTTCAACCTGGTGGAATTCTCCACCCGCCGGCGGGTCACGGTGGCGATGATCACCATCAGCTTCCTGTTGTTCGGCTTCATCGCGCTGGGCAACCTGAAGGTCAACCTGCTTCCGGATCTGAGCTACCCGACGCTGACCGTGCGTACCGAATACATCGGCGCGGCGCCTACCGAGATCGAGACCCTGATCACCGAGCCGGTCGAGGAGGCCGTTGGCGTGGTCAAGGGGCTGCGCAAGCTCAAGTCCGTCTCGCGCACGGGCCAGAGCGATGTGGTGCTCGAGTTCGCCTGGGGCACGGACATGGATACCGCGGGGCTGGAAGTCCGCGACAAGATGGAGTCGCTGCAACTGCCGCTGGAGGCCAAGCCGCCAGTGCTGCTGCGCTTCAACCCTTCGACCGAGCCGATCGTCCGACTGGCACTGTCGTCCAGGACGGAAGGCGACGAGTTACGCCAGCTCGCGGTACTGCGCCACTACGCCGACGACGACCTGAAGAAGAAGCTCGAGCCGGTGCTCGGCGTGGCCGCGGTCAAGGTCGGCGGCGGACTGGAGGACGAGATCCAGGTGCTGGTTGACCAGGAAAAGCTCGCCCAGTTGAACCTGCCTATCGGGACCGTCACCCGGCGTCTGGAGCAGGAGAACATCAACATCTCCGGCGGACGCCTTGAGGAGGGCTCGCAGCGCTACCTGGTGCGGACCGTCAACCAGTTTTCCAGCGTGGACCAGATCCGCGACATGCTGGTGACCACGAGCAGTGGGGGCGGCGACGCGGCCGCCGACGCAGCGATGCAGATGGCGCGCGTCGCGGCGGCCTCCGGATCCGCCGATGCCATGGCTGCGGCGGCGTCGGTACAGAGCGCGTCATCGAGTGACGCCACTACGGTTGCCGGCGGCAAGCCGGTGCGCCTGAAGGACATTGCCGAGGTCGTCCAGGGGCACAAGGAACGCGAGGCGATCATCCGCCTGGACGGCCGCGAAGCCGTCGAGCTGGCGATCTACAAGGAGGGCGATGCGAATACCGTCGCCACCGCAGATGCGATCCACGAACGGCTGGAGACGATCCGCAAACAGGTGCCACCGGATATCGACTTGACCGTCATCGACGACCAGTCGACCTTCATCCGCAATGCGATCAGCGACGTGAAGATGGACGCGGTGATCGGCGGCCTGCTGGCGATCCTGGTGATCTTCCTGTTCCTGCGCGACGGCTGGAGCACCTTCGTGATCGGCCTGTCGCTGCCGGTCTCGATCATCACCACCTTCTTCTTCATGGGCCAGCTCGGGCTGAGCCTCAACGTGATGTCGCTGGGCGGGCTGGCGCTGGCCACCGGGCTGGTGGTGGATGACTCGATCGTGGTGCTGGAGTCGATCGCCAAGGCGCGCGAACGTGGCCTGGGGATTCTGGAGGCGGCGATTGTCGGGACCGGCGAGGTCAGCATGGCGGTGGTGGCCTCGACCCTGACGACGGTGGCGGTGTTCCTGCCGCTGGTGTTCGTGGAGGGCATAGCCGGCCAGCTGTTCCGCGACCAGGCGCTGACCGTGGCGATTGCGATCGGCATCTCGCTGGCTGTGGCAATGACGCTGATCCCGATGTTGAGTGCGCTGCGCGGCCGACCCTCCGAGTCCTTCCCCGAAGAGCCACCACATCCGCAGTGGCAGGCGAGGCGCCGGTGGCAGAAGCCGGTCGCGGCGACGCGCCGAGGCATCGGTGCGGCGATCAGCGGTGTGCTGTTTGGCGCCGCCTGGCTGGTGGTGCGGTTTTGGCGCGCCATCGTTGCCGTGGTCGAGCCGGTGATGCGCAAGGCCAGCGACCTTGCGATGGCACCCTATGCGCGCGCGGAGCGGGGCTATCTCAGGCTGCTGCCTGCGGCGCTGGGCCGTCCGGGGCTGGTGTTGGTTTCTGCGGGCGCGGCGTTCGTGCTGGCGTTGCTGCTGGTGCCGCTGCTGGGCGCGGATCTGATCCCGCAACTGGCCCAGGACCGCTTCGACATGACAGTCAAGCTGCCGCCGGGAACCCCGCTGCGGGAAACCGATGCGCTGGTGCGCGAGCTGCAGAAAAAGCATGCCGGGACCGAGGGCATCCACGCGCTCTACGGCGTCAGCGGAAGCGGCACGCGGCTGGATGCCAGCCCGACCGAAAGTGGCGACAACATCGGCAAGCTCAACATCGTGATGAGCAACGGCGGCAGCGAGCGGCTGGAAGCGTCGATGAGCGATGCGTTGCGCGAGAGCATGCAGGCGTATCCATCGGCCCAGGTGGACTTCAGCCGGCCGGAGTTGTTCAGCTTCTCGATGCCGCTGGAGATCGAACTCGCCGGGCCGGACCTGGAGACCATCAGCAAGGCCGGTCAGCGGATGGCGGCACTGTTGCGCGCCAACCTGCACTACACGGACGTCAGCTCAACGGTGGAGCAGGGCTTCCCGGAGATCCAGATCCACTTCGACCAGCAACGCGCTGCCGCATTCGGAATGACCACGCGGCAGATCGCCGATGCAGTGGTGTCCAAGGTGCGCGGTGACGTGGCCACGCGTTACAGCTTCCGCGACCGCAAGATCGACGTCCTGGTACGGGTGAAGGAGGGCGACCGGGGCTCGGTGGACGACATCCGCAACCTGATCATCAATGCCGGCGGGAAGTCGGTGCGGCTGGGCTCGGTGGCCGATGTGGTGTCCACCACGGGTCCCAGCGAGATTCATCGCGCCGACCAGGTCCGGGTCGCGGTGGTCTCGTCCAACCTGCAGGGCATCGACCTGGGCAGCGCGGTACTGGAAGTGCGGAAGCTGGTCGCGGAAAACCCGCTGGGCGCGGAGGTGCAGATGCACATCGGCGGCCAGGGCGAAGAGCTTTCGAGTTCAATCCGTTCCCTGCTGTTCGCGTTCGGGCTGGCGATCTTCCTGGTCTACCTGGTCATGGCCTCGCAGTTCGAGTCCTTGCTGCATCCCTTCGTCATCCTGTTCACGATCCCACTGGCCATGGTTGGCGCGGTGCTGGCGTTGCTGCTGACGCGCTCGCCGGTGTCGGTGGTGGTGTTCATCGGGCTGATCCTGCTGGTCGGGCTGGTGACCAAGAATGCGATCATCCTGATCGACAAGGTCAACCAGCTGCGCGAGGCCGGCGTGGCCAAGCGCGAGGCGCTGGTGGAGGGCGCCCGCTCGCGCCTGCGGCCGATCGTGATGACCACGCTGAGCACGCTGTTCGGCTTCCTGCCGCTGGCGTTGGCCTTCGGGGAAGGTGCCGAGGTCCGCTCGCCGATGGCAATCACCGTGATCGGCGGATTGCTGGTATCGACCCTGCTGACGCTGGTCGTGATCCCCGTCGTCTACGACCTGCTGGACCGGCGCCCGGACGAGTACTACCGCAACCGTGCCCGGCGCGGCGATGACATCCTGCCAGTGGCGACGGGAAATCCGGAGCCGGCTGCATGA
- a CDS encoding efflux RND transporter permease subunit — protein sequence MSIAEISLRRPVTTIMLFVSMVAIGLIAAVRLPLEALPDVSAPFVFVQLPYAGSTPEEVERNILRPAEEALATMSGIKGIQGRASSDGAAVFMMFSDWSRDVEITASEARERIDAIRDELPDDLRRYFVFKFSTTDQPIMRLRLAGEMDMSGEYDLIDREFKTPLERIPGVAKVDIGGAAANEVEVAIDPDRLVAHGLNLNELTQRLQAANFSVSAGQIEDGGRRLRVQPIGEINQIEQLRELPLNATGLRLADVADVQLRSARLDVGRRLDGRPAVALEIFKERNANLVEVSRLVLAELDRIRTQPSLSGVDFKVIENQGKDVTDSLLELAEAGGIGLLLSVAVLFFFLRHWPSTLMVTLAIPICFVMTLGFMYFAGVSLNVLSLMGLLLAVGMLVDNAVVVVESIYQERERMPDQPVRASIVGTRNVAIALSAGTLCHCIVFVPNLLGEVNNISIFMSQIAITISVSLLASWLVAVSLIPMLSSRMKTPAAVQNDHGLIRRLQTRYARFLRWTLEHRGWSITGIVLIIAISVVPMTKTKFDMFGGNQGGDTNIAYNLNGSYSKDQVSEEVARVEAYLEENRDRLRIAQVYSWFSAGNDAGTMVTFKSDVADAGELVEEIRKGLPKSARGKIGIDEQGNQGGGTGEGMQVQLVGDSTEVLTALANDVVPLLARRTELRDVRIDAGDSNNELNVRVDRERAAAFGFSADEVARFVGLALRGAQLRDFSRGQTEVPVWVRFAGAEQFDVSDIAAFTVRSADGRDVPLLSMVDLDTSAAATEIRRTNRQTSLVIKANLAGDATTPDARKAIEQTLDSVAFPPGYGYSFEGSSFQNDAEAVNQMMFNLIIALVMIYVVMAAVFESLVFPSAIMSCVVFSIFGVFWLFWLTGTSFSVMAFIGILVLMGVVVNNGIVMVEHINNLRRRGLSRTDALVEGSRERLRPILMTMGTAILAMIPISLSNTVVLGGLTYSPMARAVAGGLAFSTLVSLLFLPTIYAILDDMRNATARMARRARGVGADGGTPEQTAV from the coding sequence ATGAGTATCGCCGAGATCAGCCTGCGCCGGCCGGTCACCACGATCATGCTGTTTGTATCGATGGTGGCGATCGGGCTGATCGCTGCGGTACGGCTGCCCCTGGAAGCGCTGCCGGACGTGTCCGCCCCGTTCGTGTTCGTGCAGCTGCCCTACGCGGGGTCCACGCCGGAAGAGGTGGAGCGCAACATCCTGCGCCCGGCAGAAGAAGCCTTGGCTACGATGAGCGGCATCAAGGGCATCCAGGGACGTGCGAGCTCGGACGGCGCCGCGGTTTTCATGATGTTCTCGGACTGGAGCCGCGACGTGGAGATCACCGCATCGGAGGCGCGCGAGCGCATCGATGCCATCCGCGACGAGTTGCCCGACGATCTGCGCCGCTATTTCGTGTTCAAGTTCTCCACCACCGACCAGCCGATCATGCGGCTGCGGCTGGCCGGCGAGATGGACATGAGCGGCGAGTACGACCTGATCGACCGCGAGTTCAAGACGCCGCTGGAGCGTATCCCCGGCGTCGCCAAGGTCGATATCGGCGGTGCGGCGGCCAACGAGGTCGAGGTGGCGATCGATCCCGATCGCCTGGTCGCGCACGGCCTCAACCTCAATGAGCTGACCCAACGCCTGCAGGCAGCTAACTTTTCCGTATCTGCCGGTCAGATCGAAGACGGTGGGCGTCGTCTGCGGGTCCAGCCGATCGGTGAGATCAACCAGATCGAGCAGTTGCGTGAGCTGCCGCTCAACGCCACGGGCCTGCGCCTTGCTGACGTGGCTGATGTCCAGTTGCGCTCCGCGCGTTTGGATGTGGGCCGGCGGCTGGATGGCAGGCCCGCCGTGGCGCTGGAAATCTTCAAGGAGCGCAATGCCAACCTGGTGGAGGTATCCAGGCTGGTCCTCGCCGAACTGGACCGGATCCGCACCCAGCCCAGCCTGAGTGGCGTTGATTTCAAGGTCATCGAGAACCAGGGCAAGGACGTCACCGACTCGCTGCTGGAGTTGGCCGAAGCCGGCGGCATCGGCCTGTTGTTGTCGGTCGCGGTGCTGTTCTTTTTCCTCCGCCACTGGCCGTCGACGCTGATGGTGACGCTGGCGATCCCGATCTGCTTCGTGATGACTCTGGGCTTCATGTATTTCGCCGGCGTCAGCCTGAATGTCCTCAGCCTGATGGGTTTGCTGCTGGCGGTCGGGATGCTCGTCGACAACGCGGTGGTGGTGGTGGAGAGCATTTACCAGGAGCGCGAGCGGATGCCCGATCAGCCGGTGCGCGCATCGATCGTGGGCACACGCAACGTCGCCATCGCCCTGTCGGCAGGCACGCTGTGCCACTGCATCGTGTTCGTTCCAAACCTGCTGGGCGAGGTCAACAACATCAGCATATTCATGTCGCAGATCGCGATCACCATCTCGGTGTCGCTGTTGGCGTCGTGGCTGGTGGCGGTGAGCCTGATCCCGATGCTGTCCTCGAGGATGAAGACGCCGGCGGCGGTGCAGAACGATCACGGACTGATCCGGCGGCTGCAGACTCGCTATGCGCGTTTCCTGCGCTGGACACTGGAGCATCGCGGCTGGAGCATCACCGGAATCGTGCTGATCATTGCCATCAGCGTGGTGCCGATGACGAAGACCAAGTTCGACATGTTCGGCGGCAACCAGGGCGGCGACACGAATATCGCCTACAACTTGAACGGCAGCTACAGCAAGGATCAGGTGTCCGAGGAGGTCGCCCGCGTCGAGGCATATCTGGAGGAAAACCGCGACCGTTTAAGGATCGCCCAGGTCTACTCGTGGTTCAGCGCGGGGAACGACGCCGGCACGATGGTGACCTTCAAGAGCGACGTCGCCGACGCCGGGGAACTGGTGGAGGAGATTCGCAAGGGCCTGCCCAAGTCCGCGCGCGGCAAGATCGGCATCGACGAACAGGGCAACCAGGGCGGCGGCACTGGCGAGGGCATGCAGGTCCAACTGGTCGGGGATTCAACCGAGGTGTTGACCGCGCTGGCCAATGACGTGGTGCCGCTGCTTGCCCGGCGAACGGAACTGCGCGATGTCCGCATCGATGCCGGCGACAGCAACAACGAATTGAACGTGCGGGTCGACCGCGAGCGGGCCGCCGCATTCGGCTTCAGTGCAGACGAGGTGGCGCGGTTCGTCGGCCTGGCCCTGCGCGGCGCGCAGCTGCGGGACTTCAGCCGCGGCCAGACCGAGGTGCCGGTATGGGTGCGCTTCGCCGGTGCCGAGCAATTCGACGTCTCCGACATCGCCGCCTTTACCGTGCGCTCGGCGGACGGTCGCGACGTTCCGTTGCTGTCCATGGTGGATCTGGATACCAGCGCCGCGGCGACCGAGATCCGCAGGACGAACCGGCAGACCTCGCTGGTGATCAAGGCCAACCTGGCCGGCGATGCCACCACCCCCGACGCGCGCAAGGCGATCGAGCAGACGCTGGACAGCGTGGCGTTTCCACCTGGTTACGGCTACAGCTTTGAGGGCAGCTCGTTCCAGAACGATGCCGAAGCGGTCAACCAGATGATGTTCAACCTGATCATCGCGCTGGTGATGATCTACGTGGTCATGGCCGCGGTGTTCGAGTCGCTCGTATTCCCGTCGGCGATCATGAGCTGCGTGGTGTTCTCGATCTTCGGCGTGTTCTGGCTGTTCTGGCTGACCGGCACCTCGTTCTCGGTGATGGCCTTCATCGGCATCCTGGTGCTGATGGGTGTGGTGGTGAACAACGGCATCGTGATGGTCGAGCACATCAACAACCTGCGTCGCCGCGGTCTGTCACGCACCGATGCGCTGGTGGAAGGCAGTCGCGAGCGCCTGCGGCCGATCCTGATGACGATGGGCACGGCGATCCTGGCGATGATCCCCATCTCGCTGAGCAATACCGTCGTGCTGGGCGGCCTGACGTACTCGCCCATGGCGCGTGCGGTGGCCGGCGGACTGGCGTTCTCGACCCTGGTCAGCCTGCTGTTCCTGCCGACCATCTACGCGATCCTCGACGATATGCGCAACGCGACGGCGCGGATGGCGCGCAGGGCGAGGGGAGTGGGGGCGGATGGTGGAACGCCGGAGCAGACAGCAGTTTGA
- a CDS encoding TraB/GumN family protein, with amino-acid sequence MSDTPLAATADFLHGQPHEVVERDGVRYTLLGTAHVSQASVEAVRDAIGSGRFDAVAVELDEARLQALSDADSMAKLDLVKVIRTGKTAMFAANLALAAYQRRLAEQLGVEPGAELKRAVLEARARDMPVHLIDRDVGLTFKRASARLGFWGRAKLGGGLLAGLLADDEVGAEEIEKLKQGDMLEASFNEFASESPAVYETVIAERDRYMAARLRQIREDTNHDGSREVLAVVGAGHLQGLARHLREETAPAGAIREELESLAPKSSIPWFTLILSTVVIGGFAWGFWQGGIDVGSDLLLQWILATGLLGALGCAIAGGHPLSILVAFVASPITPLHPALASGTLSALTEAWIRKPTYADFMALRADVQTVRGWWRNRVSRTLLNFFLTSLGTAIGVWTGGLKMLGTLFG; translated from the coding sequence ATGAGCGATACCCCACTGGCGGCCACCGCCGATTTCCTGCATGGCCAGCCGCACGAGGTCGTCGAGCGCGACGGTGTCCGCTACACCCTGCTGGGCACGGCCCATGTGTCGCAGGCGAGCGTGGAGGCGGTCCGCGATGCGATCGGCAGTGGCCGATTCGACGCCGTGGCCGTGGAACTCGACGAAGCCCGCCTGCAGGCACTCTCGGACGCGGATTCGATGGCCAAGCTCGACCTGGTGAAGGTGATCCGCACCGGCAAGACCGCGATGTTCGCCGCCAACCTGGCGCTCGCGGCCTACCAGCGCCGGCTCGCCGAGCAACTCGGCGTCGAGCCCGGCGCCGAGCTCAAACGGGCGGTGCTGGAGGCGCGTGCGCGGGACATGCCGGTGCACCTGATCGACCGCGACGTCGGCCTGACCTTCAAGCGTGCATCGGCGCGGCTGGGCTTCTGGGGCCGGGCGAAACTCGGTGGCGGACTGCTGGCGGGACTGCTGGCCGATGACGAGGTCGGCGCCGAGGAAATCGAGAAGCTCAAACAGGGTGACATGCTCGAGGCCAGCTTCAACGAGTTCGCCAGCGAAAGCCCTGCGGTGTACGAGACCGTCATCGCCGAGCGCGACCGCTACATGGCCGCGCGCCTGCGCCAGATCCGCGAGGACACCAACCACGACGGTTCACGCGAGGTGCTGGCGGTGGTCGGCGCCGGCCACCTGCAAGGCTTGGCCAGGCATTTGCGCGAGGAAACCGCCCCCGCCGGCGCGATCCGCGAGGAACTCGAGTCCCTCGCGCCCAAAAGCAGCATTCCATGGTTCACCCTCATCCTGTCCACCGTAGTCATCGGCGGATTCGCCTGGGGCTTCTGGCAGGGCGGGATCGATGTGGGTTCCGACCTGCTGCTGCAGTGGATCCTCGCCACGGGCCTGCTCGGCGCACTGGGTTGCGCGATTGCCGGCGGCCATCCGCTGAGCATTCTGGTGGCGTTCGTCGCCTCGCCGATCACCCCGCTCCACCCTGCCCTGGCGTCCGGCACCCTGAGCGCGCTGACCGAGGCATGGATCCGCAAGCCGACCTACGCCGACTTCATGGCCCTTCGCGCCGATGTGCAGACCGTGCGCGGCTGGTGGCGCAACCGCGTTTCACGGACGCTGTTGAACTTCTTCCTGACAAGTCTGGGCACGGCCATCGGGGTCTGGACCGGCGGCTTGAAAATGCTGGGAACACTGTTCGGCTGA
- a CDS encoding carbon-nitrogen hydrolase produces MKTRTLPVALIQDRAVIDRGAGNAEANLAQIEQRVAKAAADGARLVLLQEIHNGPYFCQHESVDEFDLAEPIPGPSTDRLGRLAAKHKVVIVSSLFERRAAGLYHNTAVVLEADGSIAGKYRKMHIPDDPGFYEKFYFTPGDTGFEPIDTSVGRLGVLVCWDQWYPEAARLMALAGAELLLYPTAIGYDPEDDQAEKDRQRESWIVSHRGHAVANGLPVLSCNRVGHEPSPLGTAGVDFWGHSHVLGPQGEFLAMAGDGPEILMAEVDLQRSEDVRRIWPFLRDRRIDAYDDLLKRYRD; encoded by the coding sequence ATGAAAACCAGGACACTCCCCGTTGCGCTGATCCAGGATCGCGCCGTCATCGACCGCGGCGCCGGCAACGCCGAGGCCAACCTGGCGCAGATCGAGCAGCGCGTCGCCAAGGCCGCCGCTGACGGCGCCCGCCTGGTCCTGTTGCAGGAGATCCACAACGGCCCGTACTTCTGCCAGCACGAGTCGGTGGACGAGTTCGACCTCGCCGAGCCCATCCCCGGGCCCAGCACCGACCGCCTGGGTCGCCTGGCTGCCAAGCACAAGGTGGTGATCGTCAGCTCGCTGTTCGAGCGCCGCGCCGCCGGGCTTTACCACAACACCGCCGTGGTCCTGGAAGCCGACGGCAGCATCGCGGGCAAGTACCGCAAGATGCACATCCCGGATGACCCGGGTTTCTACGAGAAGTTCTACTTCACGCCGGGCGATACCGGATTCGAGCCGATCGACACGTCCGTCGGCCGGCTCGGCGTGCTCGTGTGCTGGGACCAGTGGTACCCGGAGGCCGCACGCCTGATGGCGCTGGCCGGCGCTGAACTGCTGCTGTACCCCACTGCCATCGGCTACGACCCGGAAGACGACCAGGCAGAGAAAGACCGCCAGCGAGAATCGTGGATCGTCAGCCACCGGGGCCACGCGGTCGCCAACGGTCTGCCGGTGCTGAGCTGCAACCGCGTCGGGCATGAGCCTTCTCCGCTGGGTACTGCGGGGGTCGACTTCTGGGGTCACAGTCACGTGCTGGGTCCGCAGGGCGAGTTCCTGGCAATGGCAGGCGACGGTCCGGAGATCCTGATGGCCGAGGTCGACCTGCAGCGCAGCGAGGACGTGCGACGGATCTGGCCGTTCCTGCGCGACCGGCGCATCGACGCCTACGACGATCTGCTCAAGCGCTATCGCGATTGA